TGCCCGGGAGCACAGGTGGGATTTTGACCTGCCAGGACCATGCATCCCCCTGCTCATTTTTGGTTGTTCTGAGTGCCCCTCGCTCAGGGTCACTGTCTCCCGGGTGATGCCATTGGTTCATCTTGGGGCCAGTTGTCAGAATCTTCTGCTCTTGTTCTGTAGCTTCAACTTTCTCCTGTGAAACTGTCCGAACTCCACGCAGATCTGAAGATGCAAGAAAGAGATGAGTTCGCCTGGAAGAAGCTGAAGGCCGAGGGCCTGGATGAAGACGGAGAGAAGCAGGCCAAACTCACTCGCAACCTCAGTGGTATCTTTCTTTCCCCCTTAGCATGACAGGGAGTTAGGGGGGCATCTCCTGGGCCCTGTAGCCTTGGCTGCCCATGCAGACGTGGTTTATGGCAGTAGGGGAGCAGGGCCACCTTGCTGCAGCCTGCACAGTGGCTCACCTCCGACCAGCAACCAGCTGTGGGCACGGCTGCTGGGCCGTTTTGTGAGGCTCTTGACAAAAGGTAGGCATAGTTAGGGCAAGGGTTCCCAGGCACATTGACACACAAGCAGTGGAAGGCCCTGCAACTCCTTGGCCCAGGAGAGAGGCTGGGGCCACCCGGTTGCCTAGGATGGAACTGTCTCACCTGGAAGAGAGAGTTGGGATGGTCCTATAGCCTGGAAGTTGGGGGAAGTCGATTTCAGATCATCTGTAATGAAAATAACTTTCTAACAGAATAGAATGTATTGAGATGGGATGTGGTGAGCTGCTTGTTCCTGCGGGTATTCAAGACAGAGCAACTGTCTGCCCAGCCTCCAGTATGCAAAAGATGTGCGTCCTCAGGACTGAGAGGTCTCTCAGGCTCCCTTTCCGCCTCCCTCCTGTGGCATGCTTCAGGTGGGGGTTAGGACTCTGAGCTCGCTGCCCAAGAGCCCCTGTGTGCAGCTGAGTCTCGAGGCCGCTCCTGCGCTGACCAGTCTTGCTGTCGTCCCTCTAGTGAAGAGCAGAGAGCAGAAGTCATGTCCCCATCCTGCCTACTGGTGCTCTGGCCTGCCACCTGCCCCAGGACATGCACACACCCTCACCAGTCTGAGCCTGCTGCAGCTCCCCACAGAGCCCAGCTTGGGGGCTGGAGTAGCCATGGCTGCAGTGGCCACAGGTGTGGCTGGACCCAGAGTCTGCCCTGTAGGCCACCCACCATCCCACATGCCCACGGAGCCAGACACTGGCTTCCTCGGACATGGCAGCACGTGGAGCACACGCCATCTGTGGTAACAGTTCTTTCCTGAGACCAAATGCTGTATGTCCACCTGAGCCTCTGAGGTACTTACTGCCCGCAGTCACAGCTGTGAGCACGGCAGGACATGAAGCCAGGGTTTTCAGACTCCGCTCGTGACATTTCCCCAGCAAGCCTGCATCCTTACCGTCAGACTTCACAAGACACCTACCAGTTGTTAGGTCACATTGGGCATCTGCTTCTGGGGTGAGGACATAGGTCTGCCTGCCATTTTACATGACCTCATTCTAGAATGGTGAGACATATAAAGAAACCAGAGCAAGATAGCAGAAGGGGCAGGTGAGGAGATGCAGGATAATTGCACCCAGTCAGAATGTTTGGGGGCCATCCAAAGGGCCAGGAAAGAAAGCTCTGGAAGAAACTAGCCCCCAGCGGATGGCCTGGGGCCTGGACAGAGGAGCATGAGGGTATATAGGGGTCAGCCAGCTCTCATCTCCCTCCTGGGGCACATTCACCCCGGACTCCCACTGCCTGGGCACATCCTCCTGGGCACAGCTTCCCACCCAGACAGCATCCGAGTCCGTGTTCCCGGTGGAGCCATCTGCATTCTGTTTGGGTGGTGTGTGCTTCCCGGGTGCCAGGGGGACAGGGCAGAAGGACTCCAGAGACTGGGAAGCTGGAGCACTAAGGCAGATGCTCTTGAGCGATCTGCTCTGCTGCCCAGACTGGCCACCCTCACCATGCCCAGCACGGATCCCCAGGTGCACCACAGGGGAGCCAGGGCCCCGATGTCCTCACCCGAGAGCAGAAGAGGCAGGGCTCAAGGCTCCGTGGGCCTCTTCCAGCTCCAGTGTTTATTTCTGGCTCCAGTTCCTGCTGAACGCAGCACAGCTGGAATCCAGAGCCTTCTGCCTTCCAGGCTGGTGGACACCCTGAGACTCCTGTGACTTGCCCTCTGAGGGATCCGGTGCAGCTTCAGATGTGGAAGCCAAGGCCAGGCTGAGCCCAATGACCTGGTTATCCTTCCGCCCCTCTTGCTGCTCCTCTGCATGCTCAGAGGCTATTCACCTGTCGGGAGCGCAGAGCCTGGGGGTGTAGGCTGTCCTCAGTGCCAGGCAGGTAGTAGCCAGGACTGGAGTGATACCTCCCTGTCTCTCCTAGTGATCCTGGCCAAATATGGTCTGGACGGGAGGAAGGATGCCCGGGCTGTGAGTAGCAACTCCCTCAGTGACGCCACCGAGGACGACAGCCTGGAGGACCCCAGGCTGGAGAAGCTATGGCACAAGGTAACCCTCACTGCTTCCCATAAACCCTGAACTGTGCACCCTAGCGTTGAGAGTTCAGGAGAGCTGCTGGGGGCTGCTGCTCCGCATAGGAGCCTGTTAGAGGGCGTCTCAGGGAGCAGGGCTTTCTTCTTGGAACCATGGGGTTGTGGCCACAGTCTCACCTGCTCAGAGAAGGAATTCTGTGTGGCATGGCGCTTCGAATGACAGAACGGGCTGGATAACCTGCAAACACCCAGGCTCGTGGTGTCACATAGGCTGCATGTTTTATGGTGTCCATTTAGTTTTGGGTTTGAGTCTGTGTGGTGTCTGGTTCAGAAAGGTATGCTCACAGTGTGGGCTGGGTGTGTGGGCACTGGGCTCACAGCATCTGGTCTCCTCTGGGGGCGGAAACCCCAGGTGGGTGAGGGCAGGTGGTGGGACCAGGTGGTGGCTGGCTGCAGAAAGTCACTCACTGTCCTGCTCTTAATCCTCCAGCTCCTGTCCAGGTTCTGTCTGGACCGCACTGAGTGGGGCTTAGAATCAGACTTCTCACAGCAGCCCATCGTCCTTGGTCCAAGGGGTGGAGTTGGAGCGGGAGAGAGGGAGGGTCCGCTGTGGAGGGGGCTGAGCCCCGGACCCACAGTATTCATGTCACCACATAGCTGTGTATAGCAGGAGGATGCCGATGAGGCCACTGGCCTGAGGTCCCTCCCAGGACGCTGCCTCCCCTCCTGGGGGATCCTGCAACTCCCCACACTTTGATGGTTGTCACCTTTCTATCGAGTCTGGCGACAGGTCCTGCTGCATCCCCTAGTTAAAGGGTCATCTAGGCGAGAACGCACCCAGCACTTCACACAGGAGCGGGGTCCTGCCCCATCTGAGGGGATGATCAGCGGTGGCGCCTGTGGAATCACGGCAAACAGCCTGAGGGGTGACCCGGGGTGGGGCAGGCTCACAGTGTTCACTCCTCCCAGGCAAAGACTTCAGGGAAGTTCTCCAGCGAGGAGCTGGACAAGCTGTGGCGGGAGTTCCAGCACCACCAGGAGAAAGTGCGCGAGTACCACGTCCTGCTGGAGACCCTGAGCAGAACTGAAggtgccctccccaccctccagagCAGTCCTGGGGCCGTGGGTAGGGCAGGGAGCTTCCCTCAACGTCGGCCCCATTTCTGAGTGGTACTCCCTTCCGGGGGATTCATCGGGGCGCCTCTGACAAGAATGTTTGGTCAGATGCAGTGATTTGGGTCATGGGCCACTGTTGCTGCCCACCCCGCACATACATGAGTGCCACCTAGCCCCAGGGCAAGCCGCTCTGGGAGGGCACCGTCGTCTTGGACCCAGAAGCCACATCAGCAAACCGAGTGTCAGGGTGCAGGGTCACAGGGGTCAGCCCAGGGCCCCTTCCTCAGAGGGCAGTCCTGGAGCACTTCTGCTCCTgcagcagggcagggtgggtCCTGGCCACAGCTCACAGTGCCTGTTCCACACAGAAATCCAGGAGAATGTCATCAGCCCCTTTGACACAAGCCGCATCAAGGAGGATGTGCTGCACAGCAAGCACGCGGAGCTGAAGGACCGGCTGCGGGGCATCAACCAGGGCTATGACCGCCTGCGGAGGGTCAGCCACCGGGGCTACGGCACCCAGGCCGGTGAGCACACTGCTCCACTTCAGGCCCTGTGTGGGGGGATCGTGGCCATGTGGCCCACACTGCCCTGTGGTGTGGCCCTGATCCCCATGGCCAGCTGCTGTCCACCCTGCTCCCGCCCCAGGCCAGGCTGCCCTTTGTTTCCAGCGTCTTGGCTAGTCACCTCTTCTCCACCATGAGCCCAGGGGCATCCATGCGGCAGGTGCTGCTGTCCACCTGGGGACATAGCGGGTCAAGCGACACGGTGCTGGGGTGGCCACTgtacctctgcccctctgcacctGAACCACCACCTTCTAGGATCCTCACCTGGCCAGCTCCTAGTTCTCCTGGAGTCTGCTGAGTCCTTCAGGAACATTCTCCATGGGCCCCTGAGGGTCTCGGGCAGGAAGGGGTCAGCTAAGGGAGGGGGTAGCAGCTGGTGGCATGGCCCCCAGGTGGGCAGCTATGACTCACTTGCTCCTAGTCTgctccagggagggaggagaggtgagTGGCCCAGCTGGACACCCATCACTGCATCTGCTCATCAGCACTGGTTGAGGTCAAGGAGTTCTTTCCTTGGTGGTTGGTTTTGCTTTGGAGCCTGAAGGATGGACGGTGGCCTAAGCTTCAGCCCAGAGCTATGGGTAGACTGACACAGTCCTGGCCCAGAGGCCCCAGGAACCCTGCTGTCTCTTGATTCCtactgcccctccacccccagacgGCTCTGCCAAGGGGGACCCTTCCTCAGGGGTGCAGGGAAATGCTGGTGGGTGCTGCAGACGACAAGAATGTCACCGAGGTCACGTTCCAGTGGTGCCTCAAGCCACAGATTGGACATGCACGAGAACAACACTCAGTTTGCTGCCAGATGGCActggacacacacatacacatgcattgG
This sequence is a window from Canis aureus isolate CA01 chromosome 2, VMU_Caureus_v.1.0, whole genome shotgun sequence. Protein-coding genes within it:
- the LRPAP1 gene encoding alpha-2-macroglobulin receptor-associated protein: MASPRLCPGSRGLLPAPPLLLLLLLLLLVGPRTAAGHGGKYSREKNEPELPPKRESGGEFRMEKLNQLWEKAQRLQLSPVKLSELHADLKMQERDEFAWKKLKAEGLDEDGEKQAKLTRNLSVILAKYGLDGRKDARAVSSNSLSDATEDDSLEDPRLEKLWHKAKTSGKFSSEELDKLWREFQHHQEKVREYHVLLETLSRTEEIQENVISPFDTSRIKEDVLHSKHAELKDRLRGINQGYDRLRRVSHRGYGTQAEFEEPRVIDLWDLAKSANFTEKELESFREELKHFEAKIEKHNHYQKQLEISHQKLKHVESFGDREHVSRNKEKYAMLEEKTKELGYKVKKHLQDLSGRISRARHNEL